Proteins encoded in a region of the Moritella marina ATCC 15381 genome:
- a CDS encoding Na+/H+ antiporter NhaC family protein — translation MEQTDISSLLPIIITLVLSLTTRNVVIGLFAGVLTGVFMLNGLQPLDAFGIMVKDHLVPQLTDGYNAGVLVLLVFIGGFVALMEQSGGGQAFAAKVTHWISTKCKAQLSAWFGGIFIFFSDLGTPLIVGPVFRPLFEKLKLSRQKLAFIIDSTSSPVAILIPFIGWGVYIMGLIQKEFTALSLETSDWQAFVNAIPFQFYAFLAIFIVPLVAIKKLDFGPMAEAEAKAQQGIFTGKSQETLTAFTHKNAKPSFVWAPLLVMAVVLVSMLGPLGFPFEKVSGSAFRAALSTSYLFAAMTLLILMAVYGVRNLTDGIAVYLKGMGNMMQVAIILVLAWTLSGIGKDLGTAAYIAEQAQGGFPSWLVPAVAFLLAAIISFATGSSWGTFAIMMPLVIPTAVAIDAPLYASIGAVLSGGLFGDHCSPISETTILSSTGAGCDQYEHFRTQLPYALLNGGIALISFVVAGIFETPLVLVAALVLQVCAVYMLSQWHQYNQALTPS, via the coding sequence ATGGAACAAACAGATATTAGCTCACTATTACCTATCATCATTACGTTGGTGCTGTCGCTGACGACACGGAATGTCGTGATTGGCTTATTCGCTGGTGTGTTAACTGGCGTCTTTATGCTGAATGGATTACAGCCTTTAGATGCGTTCGGCATTATGGTTAAAGATCACTTGGTGCCACAATTAACCGATGGTTATAACGCCGGCGTATTAGTGTTACTGGTCTTCATTGGTGGCTTTGTTGCTTTGATGGAACAGTCGGGTGGTGGTCAAGCTTTCGCCGCGAAAGTAACACACTGGATCAGCACGAAATGTAAAGCGCAGTTATCCGCTTGGTTTGGCGGTATTTTTATCTTCTTCTCGGATCTGGGTACACCATTAATTGTCGGTCCAGTGTTCCGCCCACTGTTTGAAAAATTAAAATTATCTCGTCAAAAACTGGCCTTCATTATTGATTCAACGTCTTCACCTGTGGCTATCCTTATTCCGTTTATCGGCTGGGGTGTGTATATCATGGGACTGATTCAAAAAGAGTTCACGGCACTATCACTAGAAACCTCTGACTGGCAGGCGTTTGTGAATGCTATCCCATTTCAGTTCTATGCGTTCCTCGCTATTTTCATCGTGCCGCTAGTGGCGATTAAGAAACTCGACTTTGGCCCAATGGCTGAAGCGGAAGCAAAAGCGCAACAAGGTATATTCACAGGAAAAAGCCAAGAAACACTGACTGCGTTTACGCATAAAAATGCTAAACCGTCATTTGTGTGGGCTCCGTTATTAGTCATGGCTGTGGTATTGGTTAGCATGTTAGGGCCACTGGGTTTCCCATTTGAAAAAGTATCGGGTTCAGCATTTAGAGCGGCGTTATCTACGTCATATTTGTTTGCTGCAATGACGTTATTGATTTTGATGGCGGTATACGGCGTGCGTAACTTAACAGATGGCATTGCGGTGTACTTAAAAGGCATGGGTAATATGATGCAAGTGGCGATCATATTAGTGTTAGCTTGGACATTAAGTGGTATTGGTAAAGACTTAGGTACTGCGGCATATATTGCTGAACAAGCACAAGGTGGCTTCCCTAGTTGGTTGGTGCCTGCGGTAGCGTTCTTACTTGCGGCGATTATTTCGTTTGCGACAGGTTCTTCATGGGGGACGTTCGCTATCATGATGCCGCTAGTGATACCAACGGCTGTTGCCATTGACGCACCGCTATACGCCAGTATTGGCGCGGTATTATCTGGCGGCTTGTTTGGCGATCATTGTTCACCTATTTCGGAAACCACGATCCTATCATCAACTGGTGCAGGCTGTGACCAGTACGAGCATTTCCGTACCCAATTACCGTATGCGTTATTAAATGGCGGTATCGCGCTAATCAGCTTTGTTGTCGCGGGGATTTTTGAAACACCGCTGGTATTAGTGGCTGCGTTAGTGTTGCAAGTTTGCGCTGTGTATATGTTGTCGCAATGGCATCAATATAATCAAGCGCTAACCCCATCCTAG